The following are from one region of the Streptomyces decoyicus genome:
- a CDS encoding cation:dicarboxylate symporter family transporter, which translates to MAAQTPSTGGTTEETAPAKRDRTHFLYIAVIGAVLLGIIVGFAAPGVAVQLKPLGTGFVNLIKMMISPVIFCTIVLGIGSVRKAAKVGAVGGLALGYFMVMSTVALAIGLVVGNLLDPGSGLHLTETVRHAGHAQTEGGGESLSEFLLGMIPTTLVSAFTHGEVLQTLLVALLVGFGLQALGSAGEPVLRGVGHLQKLVFRVLSMIMWAAPVGAFGAIAAVVGETGLDALKSLAVIMVGFYTTCLLFVIVVLGALLRLVAGVNIFLLLKYLAREFLLILSTSSSESALPRLIAKMEHLGVSRPVVGITVPTGYSFNLDGTAIYLTMSSLFVAEAMGKPLPLGQQISLLVFMVIASKGAAGVTGAGLATLAGGLQSHRPELVDGVGLIVGIDRFMSEARALTNFAGNAVATILIGTWTKEIDKARASEVLAGRVPFDETLVDDAAATPAAAEVIEPRGGLEKTSVKV; encoded by the coding sequence ACCCATTTCCTCTACATCGCCGTGATCGGGGCGGTGCTGCTCGGCATCATCGTGGGCTTCGCGGCCCCCGGTGTCGCCGTCCAGCTCAAGCCGCTGGGCACCGGGTTCGTGAACCTGATCAAGATGATGATCTCGCCGGTCATCTTCTGCACCATCGTGCTGGGCATCGGCTCGGTGCGGAAGGCCGCCAAGGTCGGCGCGGTGGGCGGGCTGGCCCTCGGCTACTTCATGGTGATGTCCACCGTCGCGCTGGCCATCGGCCTGGTCGTCGGCAACCTGCTGGACCCCGGATCGGGTCTCCATCTCACCGAGACCGTCCGGCACGCGGGCCACGCCCAGACCGAGGGCGGCGGCGAGTCCCTGTCCGAGTTCCTGCTCGGCATGATCCCCACGACGCTGGTCTCCGCCTTCACCCACGGTGAGGTGCTCCAGACGCTGCTGGTGGCGCTGCTGGTCGGCTTCGGGCTCCAGGCGCTGGGCTCGGCGGGCGAGCCGGTGCTGCGCGGTGTCGGACACCTCCAGAAGCTGGTCTTCCGGGTGCTGTCCATGATCATGTGGGCGGCGCCGGTGGGAGCCTTCGGCGCCATCGCGGCCGTGGTCGGCGAGACCGGCCTGGACGCACTGAAGTCCCTGGCCGTCATCATGGTCGGCTTCTACACGACCTGTCTGCTGTTCGTGATCGTGGTGCTCGGCGCGCTGCTGCGGCTGGTCGCCGGCGTCAACATCTTCCTGCTGCTGAAGTACCTCGCCCGGGAATTCCTGCTGATCCTGTCCACCTCCTCCTCGGAGTCGGCGCTGCCCCGGCTGATCGCGAAGATGGAGCACCTGGGCGTCAGCAGGCCGGTGGTCGGCATCACCGTCCCCACCGGCTACAGCTTCAACCTCGACGGCACCGCCATCTACCTGACGATGTCCTCGCTGTTCGTGGCCGAGGCGATGGGCAAGCCGCTCCCGCTCGGCCAGCAGATCTCGCTGCTGGTGTTCATGGTCATCGCGTCGAAGGGCGCGGCGGGCGTCACCGGCGCGGGCCTGGCGACGCTGGCCGGCGGCCTCCAGTCGCACCGTCCCGAACTGGTCGACGGCGTCGGCCTGATCGTCGGCATCGACCGCTTCATGAGCGAGGCCCGCGCCCTGACGAACTTCGCCGGCAACGCGGTGGCCACCATTCTGATCGGCACCTGGACCAAGGAGATCGACAAGGCCCGCGCCTCGGAGGTGCTGGCCGGCCGGGTGCCGTTCGACGAGACGCTGGTCGACGACGCGGCCGCCACGCCGGCTGCCGCAGAGGTCATCGAGCCGCGGGGCGGGCTGGAGAAGACGTCCGTCAAGGTCTGA
- the glgB gene encoding 1,4-alpha-glucan branching enzyme gives MSDGDRGRLLGGAHHDPHGLLGAHPVRGGLLIRVLRPYAERVTVLAKGLRADLPAEGDGLFAGVLPLRTVPEYELLVDYGDNTLTVQDPYRFLPALGELDLHLFGEGRHEQLWQALGARITDHQGVTGTRFTVWAPNAQGVRVVGNFNYWDGTGHPMRSLGSSGVWELFVPGIGEGELYKFEITRPDGSRTVRADPMARRTECPPANASVVDASHYRWTDGDWMARRGERPVHEAPFSVYEVHLASWRPGLTYRQLAVQLPAYVKDLGFTHVEFMPVSEHPFGGSWGYQVTGFYAPTARMGTPDDFRFLIDALHRAGLGVLMDWVPAHFPRDDWALAEFDGRPLYEPQDPARAAHPDWGTLEFDYGRTEVRNFLVANAVYWCEEFHIDGLRVDAVASMLYLDYSREDGGWTPNVHGGRENLDAVAFLQEMNATVYRRCPGVVTIAEESTAWDGVTRATHHVGPGGFGGLGFGLKWNMGWMHDSLGYVSKEPVHRKYHHGEMTFSMIYAYSENYVLPISHDEVVHGKRALVSKMPGDWWQQRANHRAYLGFMWAHPGKQLLFMGQEFAQGAEWAESHGPDWWLLDPSYEAEPDHRGVRDLVRELNRRYAATPALWERDTDPAGFSWIDGDAREDNVFSFLRFAADGTPLISVTNFSPVVRRAYRIGVPDTVPAWREVLNTDDPRYGGSGVTNADVLKAEPTPWNGRASSVSPVLPPLATLWLRPS, from the coding sequence CTGTCCGACGGGGACCGCGGCCGGCTCCTGGGCGGTGCCCATCACGACCCGCACGGGCTGCTCGGCGCCCATCCCGTGCGCGGCGGGCTGCTCATCCGGGTCCTGCGGCCGTACGCCGAGCGCGTCACCGTCCTGGCGAAGGGACTGCGCGCCGACCTGCCCGCCGAGGGCGACGGGCTGTTCGCCGGGGTGCTGCCGCTGCGCACCGTCCCGGAGTACGAGCTGCTCGTCGACTACGGCGACAACACCCTGACGGTGCAGGACCCCTACCGCTTCCTGCCCGCGCTCGGCGAGCTGGACCTGCATCTGTTCGGCGAGGGCCGGCACGAGCAGCTGTGGCAGGCGCTCGGTGCGCGGATCACGGACCATCAGGGCGTGACCGGCACCCGCTTCACGGTCTGGGCGCCCAATGCCCAGGGCGTCCGGGTCGTCGGCAACTTCAACTACTGGGACGGGACCGGCCACCCGATGCGCTCGCTGGGCTCCTCGGGCGTCTGGGAGCTCTTCGTGCCGGGCATCGGCGAGGGCGAGCTGTACAAGTTCGAGATCACCCGGCCGGACGGCTCCCGGACCGTGCGGGCCGACCCGATGGCCCGGCGGACCGAGTGCCCGCCGGCCAACGCCTCGGTCGTCGACGCCTCGCACTACCGCTGGACGGACGGCGACTGGATGGCCCGGCGCGGCGAGCGGCCGGTGCACGAGGCGCCGTTCTCCGTCTACGAGGTGCATCTCGCCTCCTGGCGCCCCGGCCTCACCTACCGCCAGCTGGCCGTCCAACTCCCCGCGTACGTCAAGGACCTGGGCTTCACCCACGTCGAGTTCATGCCGGTATCCGAGCACCCCTTCGGCGGCTCCTGGGGCTATCAGGTGACCGGGTTCTACGCACCCACCGCCAGGATGGGCACCCCGGATGACTTCAGGTTCCTGATCGACGCGCTGCACCGGGCCGGCCTCGGCGTGCTGATGGACTGGGTGCCGGCGCACTTCCCGCGCGACGACTGGGCGCTGGCGGAGTTCGACGGCCGCCCGCTCTACGAACCGCAGGACCCGGCACGGGCCGCGCACCCGGACTGGGGCACCCTGGAGTTCGACTACGGCCGCACCGAGGTCCGTAACTTCCTGGTCGCCAACGCCGTGTACTGGTGCGAGGAGTTCCATATCGACGGCCTGCGGGTGGACGCCGTCGCCTCGATGCTCTACCTCGACTACTCCCGCGAGGACGGCGGCTGGACCCCGAACGTCCACGGCGGCCGGGAGAACCTCGACGCGGTCGCCTTCCTCCAGGAGATGAATGCGACGGTCTACCGCCGCTGCCCCGGTGTCGTCACCATCGCCGAGGAGTCCACGGCCTGGGACGGCGTCACCCGCGCCACGCATCATGTGGGGCCCGGCGGCTTCGGCGGTCTGGGCTTCGGCCTGAAGTGGAACATGGGCTGGATGCACGACTCCCTCGGCTATGTCTCCAAGGAGCCGGTGCACCGCAAGTACCACCACGGCGAGATGACCTTCTCGATGATCTACGCCTACTCCGAGAACTATGTGCTGCCGATCTCGCACGACGAGGTGGTGCACGGCAAGCGCGCACTGGTGTCGAAGATGCCCGGTGACTGGTGGCAGCAGCGCGCCAACCACCGGGCCTACCTCGGGTTCATGTGGGCCCACCCCGGCAAGCAACTCCTCTTCATGGGGCAGGAGTTCGCCCAGGGCGCGGAGTGGGCGGAGAGTCACGGCCCGGACTGGTGGCTGCTCGACCCGTCGTACGAGGCGGAGCCGGACCACCGGGGCGTACGCGATCTCGTCCGCGAGCTGAACCGCCGGTACGCCGCCACACCCGCGCTGTGGGAGCGCGACACCGACCCGGCCGGTTTCTCCTGGATCGACGGTGACGCACGCGAGGACAATGTCTTCTCCTTCCTGCGCTTCGCCGCGGACGGCACCCCGCTGATCTCGGTCACCAACTTCTCGCCCGTCGTCCGCCGCGCCTACCGGATCGGCGTGCCCGACACCGTTCCCGCCTGGCGGGAGGTCCTCAACACCGACGACCCGCGCTACGGCGGCAGCGGCGTCACCAACGCCGACGTCCTCAAGGCCGAACCGACCCCCTGGAACGGCCGCGCCTCGTCCGTCTCCCCCGTCCTCCCCCCGCTGGCCACCCTCTGGCTACGACCCTCCTGA
- a CDS encoding maltokinase N-terminal cap-like domain-containing protein → MSDTASTRATRNTPDRRPLVAAPDLLSSLAPLLAEWVPRQRWFAGKGRLVTGFTLLSATELLPCTDASAPGLLLLLVRAQQSAPPSRTPAGGDCYQLLLGVHPALSPQLAHAAIGRPGGGPLRGRTVYDALLDNRLCGLLLERLRVPGRLGTLRFCREPDADIPSGLPGRPIAVEQSNSSIVYGDSFILKVFRRIEPGINPDLELPRALADAKCARVPAPAAWYESAAAEEGGEATTLGVLQPFLPGSADGWQLALNALAVRADFTGSARALGHATAEVHTALAQTLPTTELRRPQLDVIAAQMNERLEATARAVPVLQPYRARLRTAFDALATIGHDGRSWAAQRIHGDLHLGQTLRSADEGRWSLIDFEGEPARPLAERRRPQPAVRDIAAMLRSFDYAARSGPAGGDPWALEWARRTRDAYCRGYAEAGGLDPRSAPELMRAYETDKAVYEVLYEARHRPDWLSVPMAAIRRLAAGWEPGVDGTGRARSAGSDNGRG, encoded by the coding sequence ATGTCGGACACCGCCTCGACCCGTGCCACCCGAAACACCCCTGATCGCCGCCCGCTCGTCGCCGCACCCGATCTGCTGTCCTCGCTGGCGCCCCTGCTCGCCGAATGGGTACCACGCCAGCGCTGGTTCGCCGGCAAGGGACGGCTGGTCACCGGCTTCACCCTGCTCTCGGCGACCGAGCTGCTGCCGTGCACCGACGCGAGCGCGCCCGGCCTGCTGCTGCTGCTCGTCCGCGCCCAGCAGAGCGCGCCACCGAGCCGTACGCCGGCCGGCGGCGACTGCTACCAACTCCTGCTGGGCGTGCATCCGGCGCTGTCGCCCCAGCTGGCGCACGCGGCGATCGGCCGTCCGGGCGGCGGCCCGCTGCGCGGTCGCACCGTCTATGACGCGCTGCTCGACAACCGGCTGTGCGGGCTGCTGCTGGAGCGGCTGCGGGTGCCGGGCCGGCTCGGCACGCTGCGCTTCTGCCGGGAGCCCGATGCCGACATCCCCTCCGGGCTGCCGGGCCGGCCGATCGCCGTCGAACAGTCCAACTCCTCGATCGTCTACGGTGATTCCTTCATCCTGAAGGTCTTCCGGCGGATCGAACCGGGCATCAACCCGGATCTGGAGCTGCCGCGGGCCCTGGCGGACGCCAAGTGCGCGCGGGTGCCGGCGCCCGCCGCCTGGTACGAGTCGGCGGCCGCCGAGGAGGGCGGCGAGGCGACGACGCTGGGCGTGCTCCAGCCCTTCCTGCCGGGCTCGGCGGACGGCTGGCAGCTGGCGCTGAACGCGCTGGCCGTCCGCGCGGACTTCACCGGCTCGGCGCGGGCGCTCGGCCATGCCACCGCCGAGGTGCACACCGCGCTCGCCCAGACGCTGCCGACCACCGAGCTGCGCCGCCCGCAGCTCGATGTGATCGCCGCCCAGATGAACGAGCGGCTGGAGGCCACCGCCCGCGCCGTGCCCGTCCTCCAGCCCTACCGCGCCCGGCTGCGCACCGCCTTCGACGCGCTCGCCACCATCGGCCACGACGGCCGCAGCTGGGCCGCCCAGCGCATCCACGGCGATCTGCATCTGGGCCAGACGCTGCGCTCCGCCGACGAGGGCCGCTGGTCGCTGATCGACTTCGAGGGCGAACCGGCCCGCCCGCTGGCCGAGCGGCGCCGCCCGCAGCCGGCCGTACGCGATATCGCGGCGATGCTGCGCTCCTTCGACTACGCCGCGCGCAGCGGCCCGGCCGGCGGTGACCCCTGGGCGCTGGAGTGGGCCCGGCGCACCCGCGACGCCTACTGCCGGGGCTATGCGGAGGCCGGCGGGCTCGATCCGCGCTCGGCGCCCGAACTGATGCGCGCCTACGAGACCGACAAGGCCGTCTACGAGGTGCTCTACGAGGCCCGGCACCGGCCCGACTGGCTGTCCGTCCCGATGGCCGCCATCCGGCGGCTGGCCGCCGGATGGGAGCCGGGCGTGGACGGGACCGGCCGGGCGCGGTCCGCCGGGTCCGACAACGGCCGGGGGTGA
- the treS gene encoding maltose alpha-D-glucosyltransferase, with protein sequence MIVNEPVPDTFEDTPAKDRDPDWFKRAVFYEVLVRSFQDSNGDGIGDLKGITAKLDYLQWLGVDCLWLPPFFKSPLRDGGYDVADYTAVLPEFGDLADFVEFVDAAHHRGMRVIIDMVMNHTSDQHPWFQESRSDPEGPYGDYYVWADDDKQYADARIIFVDTEASNWTFDPVRKQYFWHRFFSHQPDLNYENPTVQEEMISALRFWLDLGIDGFRLDAVPYLYAEEGTNCENLPASHAFLKRVRAEIDAHYPDTVLLAEANQWPEDVVDYFGDYGVGGDECHMAFHFPVMPRIFMAVRRESRYPVSEILAKTPAIPSGCQWGIFLRNHDELTLEMVTDEERDYMYAEYAKDPRMRANIGIRRRLAPLLDNDRNQIELFTALLLSLPGSPILYYGDEIGMGDNIWLGDRDAVRTPMQWTPDRNAGFSSCDPGRLSLPTIMDPVYGYQVTNVEAAMSSPSSLLHWTRRMIEIRKQNPAFGLGSYTELSSSNPAVLAFLREAPGAGGADDDLVLCVHNFSRFAQPTELDLRSFSGRHPVELIGGVRFPAIGELPYLLTLAGHGFYWFRLRRNTGRPPAP encoded by the coding sequence TTGATCGTCAATGAGCCTGTCCCCGACACGTTCGAGGACACCCCGGCAAAGGACCGCGATCCCGACTGGTTCAAACGGGCCGTCTTCTACGAAGTCCTGGTGCGCTCCTTCCAGGACAGCAATGGCGATGGCATCGGCGACCTCAAGGGCATCACGGCGAAGCTCGACTATCTGCAATGGCTGGGGGTGGACTGCCTCTGGCTGCCGCCGTTCTTCAAATCCCCCTTGCGGGACGGCGGTTATGATGTCGCCGATTACACCGCCGTGCTTCCCGAATTCGGCGATCTGGCCGACTTCGTGGAATTCGTGGATGCCGCACACCATCGCGGCATGCGGGTGATCATCGACATGGTGATGAACCACACCAGCGACCAGCACCCGTGGTTCCAGGAGTCGCGCAGTGACCCCGAGGGCCCGTACGGCGACTATTACGTCTGGGCCGACGACGACAAGCAGTACGCCGACGCCCGCATCATCTTCGTCGACACCGAGGCCTCGAACTGGACCTTCGACCCGGTCCGCAAGCAGTACTTCTGGCACCGCTTCTTCTCCCACCAGCCAGACCTCAACTACGAGAACCCGACGGTCCAGGAGGAGATGATCTCCGCCCTGCGCTTCTGGCTCGACCTGGGGATCGACGGCTTCCGACTGGACGCGGTGCCGTACCTCTACGCCGAGGAGGGCACCAACTGCGAGAACCTGCCCGCCTCGCACGCCTTCCTCAAGCGGGTCCGCGCGGAGATCGACGCGCACTACCCGGACACCGTGCTGCTGGCCGAGGCCAATCAATGGCCGGAGGACGTCGTCGACTACTTCGGCGATTACGGCGTCGGCGGCGACGAATGCCATATGGCTTTCCATTTCCCGGTCATGCCGCGCATCTTCATGGCCGTACGGCGCGAATCGCGCTATCCGGTCTCGGAAATCCTCGCCAAGACCCCGGCGATCCCGTCCGGCTGTCAGTGGGGCATCTTCCTGCGCAACCACGACGAGCTGACCCTCGAAATGGTCACGGACGAAGAGCGCGACTACATGTACGCGGAGTACGCCAAGGACCCGCGGATGCGCGCCAATATCGGCATCCGCCGGCGGCTGGCCCCGCTGCTCGACAACGACCGCAATCAGATCGAGCTCTTCACGGCCCTGCTGCTGTCGCTGCCGGGTTCGCCGATTCTCTATTACGGCGACGAGATCGGCATGGGCGACAACATCTGGCTCGGCGACCGGGACGCGGTACGGACCCCGATGCAGTGGACACCGGACCGCAACGCCGGATTCTCCTCCTGCGACCCGGGCCGGCTCTCCCTGCCGACGATCATGGATCCGGTCTACGGCTACCAGGTCACCAACGTCGAGGCCGCGATGAGTTCGCCCTCCTCGCTGCTGCACTGGACCCGCCGGATGATCGAGATCCGCAAACAGAACCCGGCCTTCGGGCTCGGCAGCTACACCGAGCTGTCCTCCAGCAATCCGGCGGTGCTGGCCTTCCTGCGGGAGGCGCCGGGCGCCGGCGGCGCGGACGACGACCTGGTGCTGTGCGTGCACAACTTCTCGCGCTTCGCCCAGCCGACGGAGCTGGACCTGCGGTCGTTCAGCGGCCGCCATCCGGTGGAACTCATCGGCGGCGTCCGCTTCCCGGCCATCGGGGAGCTGCCGTATCTGCTGACCCTCGCCGGCCACGGGTTCTACTGGTTCCGGCTGCGCAGAAATACCGGCCGGCCGCCGGCGCCCTGA
- a CDS encoding alpha-1,4-glucan--maltose-1-phosphate maltosyltransferase, translating into MIGRIPVLDIRPQIDCGRRPAKAVVGETFEVSATVFREGHDAVAANVVLRNPAGRCGPWTPMRERSPGSDRWSAEVTPGIEGRWSFTVEAWSDPVATWRRHATVKIPAGIDTELVLAEGAELHERAASEVPKSDGRESVLAAVDTLRNPELPAATRLAAALSPQVTAALDRHPLRELLTVSRPMPLVVERRRALYGSWYELFPRSEGATVTPGGTAVSGTLRTAAERLPAVAAMGFDVVYLPPVHPIGTSFRKGPNNALSAGPHDVGSPWAIGSPAGGHDALHPDLGTFEDFDHFVRTAQELRMEVALDFALQCSPDHPWVTLHPQWFHHRADGSIAYAENPPKKYQDIYPLAFDADFRGLVRETERLLRFWMAKGVRIFRVDNPHTKPVAFWEKVIGEINRTDPDVLFLAEAFTRPAMVHTLARIGFHQSYTYFTWRNTKQEITDYLTELSGESAAYLRPNFFVNTPDILHAYLQEGGRPAFEVRAVLAATLSPTWGVYAGYELCESTPLRRGSEEYLDSEKYQLRPRDWDAAAREGRTLAPLISTLNRIRRRHPALQQLRNLHFHQVDNDAVLAFSKHEGHGDRADTVLTVVNLDPHHTHEATVSLDMPVLGLGRHESFPVRDELTGDTYHWGRDNYVRLEPGRSLAPAHVLSLRPSSPIGGSPN; encoded by the coding sequence ATGATCGGTCGCATTCCTGTTCTGGACATCCGCCCGCAGATCGATTGCGGCCGCCGCCCGGCGAAGGCGGTGGTGGGTGAGACCTTCGAAGTCTCGGCCACCGTTTTCCGCGAAGGGCATGACGCCGTCGCGGCGAATGTGGTGCTGCGCAATCCGGCCGGCCGCTGCGGCCCGTGGACCCCGATGCGGGAGCGGTCACCCGGCTCCGACCGGTGGAGCGCCGAGGTCACCCCCGGCATCGAGGGCCGCTGGTCGTTCACCGTCGAGGCCTGGTCCGACCCGGTCGCCACCTGGCGGCGCCACGCCACCGTCAAGATCCCGGCGGGCATCGACACCGAGCTGGTGCTCGCCGAGGGCGCCGAGCTCCATGAGCGGGCGGCCTCCGAGGTCCCCAAGAGCGATGGCAGGGAGTCCGTGCTCGCCGCCGTGGATACCCTGCGCAACCCCGAGCTGCCCGCCGCCACCCGACTGGCCGCGGCGCTCTCCCCGCAGGTCACCGCGGCGCTGGACCGCCATCCGCTGCGCGAACTGCTCACCGTCTCGCGTCCGATGCCGCTGGTCGTCGAGCGGCGGCGGGCCCTGTACGGCTCGTGGTACGAGCTCTTCCCGCGCTCCGAGGGCGCCACCGTCACCCCGGGCGGGACGGCCGTCAGCGGGACCCTGCGCACCGCCGCCGAACGACTCCCGGCCGTCGCCGCCATGGGCTTCGACGTCGTCTATCTGCCACCGGTCCACCCCATCGGCACCTCCTTTCGCAAGGGCCCCAACAACGCGCTCTCGGCCGGCCCGCACGATGTCGGCTCCCCCTGGGCCATCGGCTCGCCGGCCGGCGGCCATGACGCGCTCCACCCGGACCTGGGCACCTTCGAGGACTTCGACCACTTCGTGCGCACCGCCCAGGAGCTGCGGATGGAGGTGGCCCTGGACTTCGCCCTCCAGTGCTCCCCCGACCATCCCTGGGTCACCCTGCACCCCCAGTGGTTCCACCACCGCGCGGACGGCTCGATCGCCTACGCCGAGAACCCGCCGAAGAAGTACCAGGACATCTACCCCCTCGCCTTCGACGCCGACTTCCGCGGGCTGGTCCGCGAGACCGAACGCCTGCTGCGCTTCTGGATGGCCAAGGGCGTACGGATCTTCCGGGTGGACAACCCCCACACCAAACCGGTGGCCTTCTGGGAGAAAGTGATCGGCGAGATCAACCGCACCGACCCGGACGTGCTCTTCCTCGCCGAGGCCTTCACCCGCCCCGCCATGGTGCACACCCTCGCCCGGATCGGCTTCCACCAGTCGTACACCTACTTCACCTGGCGCAACACCAAGCAGGAGATCACCGACTACCTCACCGAGCTGTCCGGGGAGAGCGCCGCCTACCTGCGGCCCAACTTCTTCGTGAACACCCCGGACATCCTGCACGCCTACCTCCAGGAGGGCGGCCGCCCCGCCTTCGAGGTACGCGCCGTCCTGGCCGCCACCCTCTCCCCCACCTGGGGTGTCTACGCCGGATACGAGCTCTGCGAGTCGACGCCGCTGCGCCGCGGCAGCGAGGAGTACCTCGACTCGGAGAAGTACCAACTGAGGCCGCGCGACTGGGATGCGGCGGCCAGAGAGGGGCGCACCCTCGCCCCGCTGATCTCCACGCTCAACCGCATCCGGCGCCGGCACCCTGCCCTGCAGCAGCTGCGCAATCTGCATTTCCACCAGGTCGACAACGACGCCGTGCTCGCCTTCTCCAAGCACGAGGGGCACGGCGACCGGGCCGACACGGTGCTCACGGTGGTCAACCTCGACCCGCACCACACCCACGAGGCGACGGTGTCGTTGGACATGCCGGTACTCGGCCTCGGCCGGCACGAGTCCTTTCCGGTGCGCGACGAGCTCACCGGCGATACCTACCACTGGGGCAGGGACAACTATGTGCGCCTGGAGCCGGGCCGCTCGCTCGCGCCCGCCCATGTGCTGTCGCTGCGACCGTCCTCACCGATCGGAGGGTCACCCAATTGA